The following proteins are co-located in the Candidatus Nitrotoga sp. AM1P genome:
- a CDS encoding accessory factor UbiK family protein → MFNTKFLDEISDKLSKAVANSPAKDVEKNARALLAQGFTKLDLVTREEFDVQTQLLSHTIEKLTALEARIAALEAQRNP, encoded by the coding sequence ATGTTCAATACAAAATTCCTTGATGAAATTTCCGACAAGTTAAGCAAAGCGGTGGCTAACAGCCCAGCAAAAGATGTTGAGAAGAATGCCCGCGCCTTGCTGGCGCAGGGTTTTACCAAACTGGATCTGGTGACACGCGAAGAGTTCGATGTGCAAACCCAACTGTTATCACACACAATTGAAAAATTAACGGCACTGGAAGCCCGAATCGCCGCCCTTGAAGCACAGCGTAACCCATAA
- a CDS encoding sterol desaturase family protein codes for MNAFMLQHELAIRLVCFLCMFCSMTLWEFAAPRRRPTVSKLLRWANNLALVVLNSVLVRALFPAAAVGVAAFATQQGWGLLNYFAIPLWMAVLVSVVLLDFVIYLQHVMFHAVPLLWRLHRVHHADLDIDVTTGIRFHPIEIMLSMLIKATVILVLGPPVVAVVLFEILLNATSLFNHGNVRMPPALDRLLRLLLVTPDMHRVHHSIEEDETNSNFAFNLSMWDRLFGTYRDQPRARHEDMAIGISTFREASHCVWLPSILMLPFIGKVTDYAINRRRWKNNDVS; via the coding sequence ATGAACGCATTCATGCTGCAACATGAACTTGCCATTCGCCTAGTCTGCTTCTTGTGTATGTTCTGCAGCATGACACTGTGGGAGTTTGCCGCGCCACGACGTCGGCCCACTGTGTCCAAGCTCTTGCGCTGGGCAAATAACCTTGCGCTGGTGGTACTCAACAGTGTTTTAGTACGCGCGCTGTTCCCGGCTGCAGCGGTGGGAGTGGCAGCATTTGCCACCCAGCAGGGCTGGGGGCTGTTGAATTATTTCGCCATCCCGTTGTGGATGGCCGTGCTAGTCTCGGTCGTGTTACTGGACTTCGTCATTTATCTCCAGCACGTGATGTTCCACGCCGTGCCGTTGCTGTGGCGCCTGCATCGTGTGCATCATGCCGATCTCGATATCGATGTAACAACGGGTATACGTTTTCACCCCATCGAGATCATGCTGTCCATGCTGATCAAGGCTACAGTGATCCTGGTACTAGGCCCGCCCGTGGTGGCGGTGGTGCTCTTCGAGATATTGCTCAACGCCACCTCCCTATTCAACCACGGCAATGTGCGTATGCCTCCAGCGCTGGACAGATTGCTGCGCTTGCTTTTGGTGACGCCTGACATGCATCGTGTACATCACTCTATCGAGGAGGATGAAACCAATAGCAACTTCGCTTTTAATCTGTCCATGTGGGATCGGCTCTTCGGCACCTACCGCGATCAGCCGCGCGCGAGGCACGAGGATATGGCTATTGGCATCAGCACTTTTCGTGAGGCCAGTCACTGTGTTTGGCTGCCGAGCATCTTAATGTTGCCATTCATCGGTAAGGTGACGGATTATGCCATTAATCGTCGGCGTTGGAAGAACAACGATGTGTCATAA
- the thiO gene encoding glycine oxidase ThiO, which produces MIRHLNSDFLIIGGGIAGLSTAQRLLQQGALVTVLERGEVGQEASWAGGGILSPLCPWNYPDEVTRLITRGAELFSAWAQELHAATGIDPEYEVSGMLVLPPFDAQTAEQWCAAHSTYPIHQVRATDYNLLAQGDALYLPEVAQVRNPRLLRALRQHVESLGGHIIEKCAVSDIVVENERVQTLTTSSGKFNAQGYVVTAGAWSKEVLGRHALRLDIKPMRGQMLLFKFDVSPLRHIVLQNDLYLIPRRDGHLLIGSTLEDVGFNQRTTREARDMLWQRAQKLLPSLRDMSLVQHWAGLRPASPHNIPTIGRHPQLDNLYLNSGHFRYGVTMAPASAEILSNEITGAKQPFDVTPYQAGWGA; this is translated from the coding sequence ATGATTAGACACTTGAATTCCGATTTTTTAATCATTGGGGGCGGTATAGCTGGGTTGTCGACTGCGCAACGTTTACTGCAGCAAGGTGCGCTAGTGACCGTGCTGGAGCGCGGTGAGGTCGGCCAGGAAGCATCTTGGGCAGGTGGCGGCATTTTGTCGCCGCTGTGTCCGTGGAATTATCCCGATGAAGTTACCCGCCTAATCACTCGTGGCGCAGAGCTCTTTTCGGCATGGGCACAAGAATTGCATGCAGCTACTGGCATAGATCCAGAATATGAGGTAAGCGGAATGCTGGTTTTGCCACCATTTGATGCGCAGACAGCAGAGCAATGGTGCGCGGCGCATAGTACTTATCCAATACATCAAGTCCGTGCCACAGACTATAACCTGCTCGCACAAGGCGATGCACTCTACTTGCCGGAAGTCGCTCAGGTACGCAATCCCAGGTTATTACGCGCCTTGCGTCAGCATGTGGAATCGCTTGGGGGGCATATCATCGAAAAATGTGCAGTAAGCGATATTGTGGTCGAAAATGAACGCGTACAAACACTCACCACGTCCAGTGGCAAGTTTAATGCACAGGGGTATGTCGTTACCGCTGGAGCGTGGAGCAAGGAAGTATTGGGACGACATGCGCTACGCTTAGACATTAAGCCGATGCGCGGGCAGATGCTGTTGTTCAAATTCGATGTATCGCCACTCCGTCATATTGTATTGCAAAACGATTTATATTTAATCCCGCGTCGTGATGGGCACCTACTGATCGGTAGCACGTTGGAGGACGTAGGTTTTAACCAGCGCACCACTCGTGAGGCACGCGACATGCTGTGGCAACGTGCCCAAAAATTGTTGCCATCCCTGCGCGACATGTCGTTGGTGCAACACTGGGCCGGACTGCGTCCCGCTTCGCCGCACAATATCCCCACCATCGGACGGCATCCGCAGCTGGACAATCTTTACCTCAATAGCGGGCATTTTCGTTATGGCGTGACCATGGCTCCGGCCAGCGCCGAAATTCTGTCAAATGAAATCACGGGTGCAAAGCAACCATTCGATGTCACACCTTATCAGGCTGGGTGGGGCGCTTAA
- a CDS encoding TonB family protein, whose translation MNPLSYIYPPTPASRERAVVVAVVVVLHLVVLYPTMAQSHGSSKLMREMKVTVAMADKPAPLSASPPIAAPVLSVKKQPHVAKPVPDPLKPEPVAQAAEIPVEKPVEPEKSPDPIIDTEMAEKIRLEQEAALAKAREESEAAQRRVEQEAAKAKAEQVAAQAKVQAEAKAKVEKELARLEAMQEAKKVKAEQEAAEAKAQAEARARAEVEAVRLKEEQEVAKAKAEQLAEQARARADALAQARAKAEAEAIRLKAVQEAIRIKAEHEAAQARAKADVLAHAEAVRIKTAQEATRARIEHEAVQARVKAAVMAHAEAVRIKTEQEATRARVEQEAVQARARAETVARAEAEVRLKADQEAVRVRTEQEAAHARAKAEAMAHAEALRLRAEQEAARARAEHEAAQARARAEAMARAEAEAARARARAEHEAAQARARAEAMARAEAEAARARAEHEAAQARARAEAMARAEAEAARARAEHEAAQARARAEAMARAEAARLRAEQEAAQARARAEAMTRAEAEAARLKAEQEAARIRAEQEAALAKAKAEALARAEAEAARLKAEQEAARIRAEHEAALAKAKEEADAKARAAAEMARLNAEQSEPSYKAFYHLKNASPSYPVAARRMGLQGKVILNVEVLADGSCGQVNVAKSSGHTMLDDNALETVRSWHFIPARQDGEAINKWFKVPIIFSLKDNET comes from the coding sequence TTGAATCCACTTTCCTATATTTATCCTCCCACACCAGCTTCGCGTGAGCGAGCAGTTGTCGTTGCGGTTGTTGTGGTACTGCATTTAGTCGTTTTGTATCCCACAATGGCACAATCACATGGGTCTTCCAAGCTGATGCGAGAGATGAAAGTGACAGTTGCCATGGCTGATAAGCCTGCTCCACTTTCTGCATCACCACCCATTGCTGCCCCTGTTTTGTCTGTTAAGAAACAGCCGCATGTTGCTAAGCCAGTGCCTGATCCATTGAAGCCAGAGCCTGTTGCACAGGCAGCAGAAATACCGGTTGAGAAACCTGTTGAACCGGAAAAAAGTCCGGATCCAATAATTGATACTGAAATGGCTGAAAAAATCAGGCTAGAGCAAGAAGCTGCACTTGCTAAAGCGAGAGAGGAATCAGAAGCTGCACAACGCAGGGTTGAACAGGAAGCAGCAAAGGCTAAGGCCGAGCAAGTCGCTGCGCAAGCCAAGGTACAAGCAGAAGCCAAGGCAAAAGTAGAAAAGGAACTTGCCCGTCTCGAGGCAATGCAAGAAGCGAAAAAAGTCAAGGCAGAGCAAGAAGCAGCAGAAGCGAAAGCCCAAGCAGAAGCCAGAGCGAGAGCAGAAGTCGAAGCTGTAAGACTCAAGGAAGAGCAGGAAGTAGCAAAAGCCAAGGCGGAACAATTGGCTGAGCAGGCTAGGGCAAGAGCAGATGCCTTAGCGCAAGCCCGGGCAAAAGCTGAAGCCGAAGCAATACGTCTTAAAGCAGTGCAGGAGGCAATAAGAATCAAAGCAGAACACGAAGCAGCGCAAGCTCGGGCAAAAGCTGATGTCTTGGCCCATGCCGAAGCTGTACGCATTAAAACGGCGCAGGAAGCAACAAGAGCGAGGATAGAGCACGAAGCTGTACAGGCGCGGGTAAAAGCTGCAGTCATGGCCCATGCCGAAGCTGTACGCATTAAGACAGAGCAGGAAGCAACAAGAGCGAGAGTAGAACAAGAAGCTGTGCAGGCGCGTGCAAGGGCAGAAACCGTAGCGCGTGCAGAAGCCGAAGTTCGCCTTAAAGCAGATCAGGAAGCGGTGAGAGTCAGGACTGAGCAAGAAGCCGCGCACGCCCGAGCGAAAGCTGAAGCCATGGCACACGCGGAAGCTTTACGGCTCAGGGCAGAGCAAGAAGCTGCCCGAGCCAGAGCAGAACATGAAGCTGCTCAGGCTAGAGCAAGGGCAGAAGCTATGGCACGTGCGGAAGCTGAAGCTGCCCGAGCCAGAGCCAGAGCAGAACACGAAGCTGCTCAGGCCAGAGCAAGGGCAGAAGCCATGGCACGTGCGGAAGCTGAAGCTGCCCGAGCCAGAGCAGAACATGAAGCTGCTCAGGCTAGAGCAAGGGCAGAAGCTATGGCACGTGCGGAAGCTGAAGCTGCCCGAGCCAGAGCAGAACATGAAGCTGCTCAGGCCAGAGCAAGGGCAGAAGCTATGGCACGTGCGGAAGCCGCACGGCTTAGAGCGGAGCAAGAGGCTGCACAAGCCCGGGCAAGAGCAGAAGCCATGACACGTGCAGAAGCCGAAGCTGCCCGTCTCAAAGCAGAGCAGGAGGCGGCGAGAATCAGGGCAGAACAGGAAGCGGCGCTCGCTAAGGCCAAAGCTGAAGCTCTAGCGCGTGCAGAAGCCGAAGCTGCCCGTCTCAAAGCAGAGCAGGAAGCGGCAAGAATCAGGGCTGAACATGAAGCTGCGCTTGCCAAAGCAAAAGAAGAAGCGGACGCCAAAGCGCGTGCCGCAGCCGAAATGGCTCGCCTCAATGCAGAGCAAAGCGAGCCAAGTTACAAAGCATTTTATCACCTGAAAAATGCGAGTCCATCATACCCAGTTGCAGCACGTCGCATGGGTTTGCAAGGCAAGGTGATATTGAATGTAGAAGTATTGGCCGATGGTTCGTGCGGTCAAGTCAATGTGGCTAAGAGCAGCGGTCACACCATGCTCGATGACAATGCGTTGGAAACCGTGAGGTCGTGGCACTTTATCCCTGCCCGGCAGGATGGGGAAGCAATTAACAAATGGTTTAAGGTACCAATCATTTTTTCTTTGAAAGATAACGAAACATGA
- a CDS encoding MotA/TolQ/ExbB proton channel family protein codes for MNNLFSVGSPVVAATLLLLIFLSVATWSIALLKLWRQVRNDKSNRAFSDVFWAARDWHAAAEVAQQGSSDLARLAQAGFAEVKNLSAEQQDLQHIGAPQDVLERMLRQQVENMQRYHERGLAELATIGSTSPFVGLFGTVWGIMHALQDIGASGSASLDVVAGPIGEALIATAIGIATALPAVLAYNYFLRRLRVQVTELENFAHDFVRLALKHNFKL; via the coding sequence ATGAACAATTTATTTTCCGTTGGTTCGCCTGTTGTAGCTGCCACACTGCTACTCCTTATTTTTCTGTCTGTAGCGACTTGGTCAATTGCGTTGCTCAAGCTATGGCGGCAAGTACGGAACGATAAATCCAATCGTGCCTTCAGTGATGTCTTTTGGGCCGCACGTGACTGGCACGCTGCGGCTGAGGTGGCGCAGCAAGGTTCGAGTGACTTGGCGCGGTTGGCGCAAGCAGGTTTTGCCGAAGTGAAAAACCTAAGTGCTGAACAGCAAGACTTGCAACATATCGGTGCGCCGCAAGATGTATTGGAACGCATGCTGCGCCAGCAGGTGGAGAATATGCAACGCTATCACGAACGCGGCTTGGCCGAACTCGCTACCATAGGCTCGACTTCGCCGTTCGTTGGTTTGTTCGGTACGGTGTGGGGCATCATGCATGCGTTGCAGGACATAGGCGCCAGCGGTTCAGCCAGTCTGGATGTGGTTGCCGGACCAATAGGTGAAGCGCTGATTGCGACTGCCATTGGTATCGCCACTGCGCTGCCCGCAGTGTTAGCTTACAACTATTTTCTGCGTCGCCTGCGTGTGCAAGTAACAGAGCTGGAAAATTTCGCGCATGATTTCGTGCGGCTGGCACTTAAACATAATTTCAAACTGTGA
- a CDS encoding ExbD/TolR family protein, producing the protein MSNSTQQGMMSEINVTPLVDVMLVLLVVFIVTAPLLTPQSLKVTLPKTTAVAASDPIKLLPALLTVDAHGQIELDDKALSDSQLADVLKQRAVDPQFQMKIEADKAVPYGRVAEFMAIAQHAGVTNLSFVTIRQ; encoded by the coding sequence ATGAGCAATTCAACGCAACAAGGAATGATGAGTGAAATTAACGTAACGCCATTAGTAGACGTGATGTTGGTGCTGCTGGTGGTCTTCATCGTTACGGCACCACTGCTTACCCCGCAGTCGCTCAAAGTTACTTTGCCCAAAACTACAGCGGTAGCAGCCTCTGACCCGATAAAACTACTCCCAGCATTGCTGACTGTAGATGCACATGGACAGATCGAGCTGGACGACAAAGCGTTAAGTGACTCGCAACTGGCAGACGTTTTAAAACAGCGAGCGGTCGATCCGCAGTTTCAGATGAAAATTGAGGCAGACAAAGCTGTACCTTATGGCCGCGTGGCGGAGTTTATGGCAATTGCGCAACATGCCGGGGTAACCAATCTGTCTTTTGTAACAATTCGTCAGTAA